A single Vicia villosa cultivar HV-30 ecotype Madison, WI unplaced genomic scaffold, Vvil1.0 ctg.000059F_1_1_2_unsc, whole genome shotgun sequence DNA region contains:
- the LOC131623244 gene encoding BTB/POZ domain-containing protein POB1-like — protein sequence MDLDVSRNGDFEDTDLGFAFNDSNFSDRIIQLKIMSDLIEVPSNVKSSSTCANQTSLDKKKMDDFQTDNAELLSGKSDVDDCTVHKLQEDANADVVEFSNAGDEAADLHIDYSTIVKVRTLYVNSSILAAKSTFFYKLFSNGMRESKQIHITVRITTSEEAPLMELLKFMYNSSLNVTSTPNLLDVLMAADKFGVSSCMSYCIRVLLNIPMTPESALLYLELPYSVLMDDVVRPLIVAAKQYLIARYKDVTKHQEELMGLPLAGVVALLSSDELQVASEDAVYEFVLKWARTQYPSLEERREILREKLIPFIRFPYMTCRKLKMVQSCNDFEQEVTSKLVFNALYFKAEAPHNKQILAAESASTSRFFIERSYKYRPIKIVEFELPQQQCVVYLDLRRQECANLFPYGQVCSQIFHLGGQGFFLSAHCSMDQQSFYHCFGFGFGTHKKDSVNFRFDYEFAVRSRPTLEYISKYKGNCIFTGGRAAVGFRNFFSTPWTSFMAEDNLFFINDVLNLRVELMIRN from the exons ATGGACTTAGATGTCTCAAGAAACGGAGATTTTGAGGACACAGATCTTGGTTTTGCCTTCAATGATTCTAATTTCTCGGATAGAATCATTCAACTGAAAATCATGAGTGATCTTATTGAAGTTCCTTCTAATGTCAAGAGTTCTTCCACATGCGCCAATCAAACCAgcctcgacaaaaagaaaatggATGACTTTCAGACAGACAATG CAGAGTTGTTATCGGGCAAATCTGATGTAGACGACTGTACggtgcataagcttcaagaggaTGCAAACGCGGATGTGGTTGAATTCTCCAATGCTG GTGATGAGGCTGCAGATCTTCACATAGACTATTCCACAATCGTTAAAGTGAGGACATTGTATGTCAACTCCTCCATCCTAGCCGCGAAGAGCACGTTCTTCTACAAG CTCTTTTCTAATGGGATGAGGGAGTCCAAACAGATACACATCACCGTAAGAATCACTACATCTG AGGAAGCTCCACTCATGGAACTTTTGAAATTTATGTACAACAGTTCTCTGAACGTGACCTCAACGCCTAACTTACTGGATGTCTTGATGGCGGCGGACAAGTTCGGTGTGTCGTCGTGCATGAGCTACTGCATTCGGGTATTGTTGAACATACCCATGACACCAGAGTCTGCGTTGCTCTACCTAGAGCTTCCTTATAGTGTCCTGATGGATGATGTTGTTCGACCATTGATTGTAGCAGCAAAACAATATCTCATTGCCCGTTACAAGGATGTCACAAA ACATCAGGAGGAGCTAATGGGGTTGCCACTTGCTGGGGTCGTGGCGTTACTATCCAGCGATGAGCTGCAGGTGGCGTCTGAGGATGCAGTGTATGAATTCGTGTTGAAGTGGGCTCGAACCCAGTACCCTAGTCTAGAAGAGAGGAGAGAAATTCTAAGAGAAAAGCTTATTCCCTTCATCCGCTTCCCATACATGACCTGCCGCAAGCTGAAGATGGTCCAGAGTTGCAACGACTTCGAACAAGAAGTCACTTCTAAGCTAGTATTTAATGCCTTATATTTCAAGGCTGAGGCACCACACAATAAACAGATACTAGCAGCGGAATCGGCTTCCACTAGTCGTTTCTTTATTGAGAGGTCATACAAGTACCGTCCTATTAAAATTGTGGAATTTGAACTTCCACAGCAACAATGTGTGGTCTACTTAGACCTAAGGCGGCAGGAGTGCGCCAACCTGTTTCCCTATGGCCAAGTCTGTTCACAGATCTTCCATTTAGGCGGTCAGGGGTTTTTCTTGTCAGCGCATTGTAGTATGGATCAGCAGAGCTTCTACCATTGCTTCGGCTTTGGTTTTGGCACGCATAAAAAAGACTCTGTGAACTTCAGGTTTGACTATGAATTTGCTGTTCGGTCGAGGCCAACCTTAGAATACATCAGCAAGTATAAAGGCAACTGTATATTTACCGGGGGAAGAGCAGCAGTCGGTTTCAGGAATTTTTTTTCTACACCATGGACATCGTTCATGGCTGAGGACAACCTCTTCTTTATCAATGATGTTCTCAATCTTAGAGTAGAGCTAATGATTAGAAACTAG